Proteins found in one Pseudomonas mosselii genomic segment:
- the glgB gene encoding 1,4-alpha-glucan branching protein GlgB produces MNATTRDNGGLRQRDLDALARAEHADPFAVLGPHDDGAGGLFVRAFLPNALNARLLARHDGQVLAEMVQGSVPGLFTAHLDEARAYLLQIGWAGGEQVTEDPYSFGPQLGDMDLYLFAEGNHRDLSGRFGAQPTVVDGVAGVCFSVWAPNARRVSVVGDFNNWDGRRHPMRLRHSAGVWELFVPRLGVGETYKFEVLGADGVLPLKADPLARATELPPSTASKVAGALAHDWRDGQWMEQRAQRHAYSAPLSIYELHAGSWRCELDDAGEVARFYNWRELAERLVPYVQELGFTHIELMPIMEHPFGGSWGYQPLSLFAPTSRYGSAEDFAFFVDACHQGGIGVILDWVPAHFPTDEHGLARFDGTALYEYDNPLEGFHQDWNTLIYNLGRNEVRGFMLASALHWLKHFHIDGLRVDAVASMLYRDYSRKAGEWVPNRHGGRENLEAIDFIRHLNGVAAHEAPGALIIAEESTAWPGVSQPVQQGGLGFAYKWNMGWMHDTLHYIQNDPVHRTYHHNEMSFGLIYAYSEHFILPISHDEVVHGKHSLIDKMPGDRWQKFANLRAYLAFMWTHPGKKLLFMGCEFGQWREWNHDQQLDWYLLQYSEHQGVQKLVADLNRLYRERPALHEQDCRAQGFQWLIGDDAHNSVYAWLRWSSQGEPLLVVANFTPVPREGYRIGVPFGERWQELLNSDAGLYAGSNVGNLGGVASEAIASHGQPLSLALNLPPLGVLVMSPA; encoded by the coding sequence ATGAATGCAACCACGCGTGACAACGGCGGCCTTCGGCAACGGGACCTCGATGCCCTGGCCCGCGCCGAGCACGCCGATCCATTCGCCGTGCTGGGTCCCCATGACGATGGGGCGGGCGGCCTGTTCGTCCGCGCTTTCCTGCCCAATGCCCTGAATGCACGCCTGCTGGCGCGCCATGACGGGCAGGTGCTTGCCGAAATGGTGCAGGGCAGCGTGCCGGGGCTGTTCACCGCGCACCTCGATGAGGCACGGGCCTACCTGCTGCAGATCGGCTGGGCCGGTGGCGAGCAGGTTACCGAGGATCCTTACAGCTTTGGTCCGCAACTGGGCGACATGGACCTCTACCTGTTCGCCGAAGGCAATCACCGCGACCTGTCCGGGCGTTTCGGCGCCCAGCCGACCGTGGTCGACGGTGTCGCGGGCGTGTGCTTTTCGGTGTGGGCGCCCAATGCCCGGCGGGTCTCGGTGGTCGGCGACTTCAACAACTGGGATGGCCGCCGTCACCCCATGCGCCTGCGCCACAGTGCCGGGGTGTGGGAACTGTTCGTGCCCAGGCTCGGCGTGGGCGAGACCTACAAGTTCGAGGTGCTGGGCGCGGACGGCGTGCTGCCGCTCAAGGCCGACCCCCTGGCCCGCGCCACTGAGCTGCCGCCGAGCACCGCCTCGAAGGTGGCCGGCGCCCTGGCCCACGACTGGCGCGACGGCCAGTGGATGGAGCAGCGTGCCCAGCGCCACGCCTACAGCGCGCCGCTGTCGATCTACGAATTGCACGCCGGCTCCTGGCGTTGCGAGCTGGACGATGCCGGCGAAGTCGCGCGCTTCTACAACTGGCGCGAGCTGGCCGAGCGCCTGGTGCCCTACGTGCAGGAGCTGGGCTTCACCCATATCGAACTGATGCCGATCATGGAACACCCTTTCGGCGGCTCCTGGGGTTACCAGCCGCTGTCGCTGTTCGCGCCGACTTCGCGCTATGGCAGCGCCGAGGACTTCGCCTTCTTCGTCGATGCCTGCCACCAGGGTGGCATCGGCGTGATCCTCGATTGGGTGCCGGCGCATTTTCCCACCGACGAGCATGGCCTGGCGCGTTTCGACGGCACCGCCCTGTACGAGTACGACAACCCGCTGGAAGGCTTCCACCAGGACTGGAACACGTTGATCTACAACCTTGGGCGCAACGAGGTGCGCGGCTTCATGCTTGCCTCGGCGCTGCACTGGCTCAAGCACTTCCACATCGACGGCCTGCGCGTGGACGCAGTGGCCTCGATGCTCTACCGCGACTATTCGCGCAAGGCCGGCGAGTGGGTGCCCAACCGCCACGGCGGGCGCGAGAACCTCGAAGCCATCGACTTCATCCGCCACCTCAATGGTGTCGCCGCCCACGAAGCGCCGGGCGCGCTGATCATCGCCGAGGAATCCACCGCCTGGCCCGGGGTCAGCCAGCCGGTGCAGCAGGGCGGACTGGGTTTTGCCTACAAGTGGAACATGGGCTGGATGCACGACACCTTGCACTACATCCAGAACGACCCGGTGCACCGCACCTATCATCACAACGAGATGAGCTTCGGGCTGATCTACGCCTATTCCGAGCATTTCATCCTGCCGATTTCCCACGACGAAGTGGTTCACGGCAAGCACTCGCTGATCGACAAGATGCCCGGCGATCGCTGGCAGAAGTTCGCCAACCTGCGGGCGTACCTGGCGTTCATGTGGACCCACCCGGGCAAGAAGCTGCTGTTCATGGGCTGCGAGTTCGGCCAGTGGCGCGAGTGGAACCACGACCAGCAACTGGACTGGTACCTGCTGCAGTACTCCGAGCACCAGGGCGTGCAGAAGCTGGTGGCCGACCTCAACCGGCTGTACCGTGAACGGCCGGCGCTGCACGAACAGGACTGCCGGGCCCAGGGCTTCCAGTGGCTGATCGGCGACGATGCGCACAACAGTGTGTACGCCTGGTTGCGCTGGAGCAGCCAGGGCGAGCCTCTGTTGGTGGTGGCCAACTTCACCCCGGTGCCGCGGGAGGGCTACCGGATCGGCGTGCCGTTCGGTGAACGCTGGCAGGAGCTGCTCAACAGCGATGCCGGGCTGTATGCCGGATCGAATGTGGGGAATCTCGGCGGGGTGGCCAGCGAGGCGATCGCCAGCCATGGCCAGCCGTTATCGCTGGCGCTGAACCTGCCGCCATTGGGGGTATTGGTGATGAGCCCCGCCTGA
- a CDS encoding PQQ-dependent sugar dehydrogenase — protein sequence MTPRILMISLAAASLFPVLAQAAAEQQFPSEEGQLTVSTVADGLRNPWALAFLPGGKDMLVSERPGNLRIVSAEGKVGPPLSGVPKVWAEGQGGLLDVVLSPDFAKDRTVYLSFAEEGPDGKAGTAVGRGQLSQDRARLENFTVIFRQQPKLSEGNHFGSRLVFDRDGYLFIALGENNQRPTAQDLDKLQGKVVRILPDGEVPNDNPFVGRDNVRPQIWSFGHRNQQGAALNPWTGQLWTHEHGPRGGDEINIPRPGKNYGWPIATHGINYSLLPIPEAKGKHVEGMVDPHHVWEKSPGISGMAFYDSPTFKAWDHNLFIGALATRELIRLQLDGDKIVHEERLLGDLKARIRDVRVGPDGYVYVLTDAKDGALLKVGLKDD from the coding sequence ATGACGCCACGCATCTTGATGATCTCCCTGGCGGCCGCCAGTCTGTTTCCCGTATTGGCCCAGGCGGCCGCCGAGCAGCAGTTTCCCAGCGAGGAGGGGCAACTGACCGTCAGTACCGTCGCCGACGGCCTGCGCAATCCGTGGGCCCTGGCCTTCCTGCCGGGTGGCAAGGACATGCTGGTCAGCGAGCGCCCCGGCAACCTGCGTATTGTCAGCGCCGAGGGCAAGGTGGGCCCACCGCTCTCTGGCGTGCCCAAGGTGTGGGCCGAAGGGCAGGGTGGCCTGCTCGATGTGGTGTTGTCGCCGGACTTCGCCAAGGATCGAACGGTCTATCTGTCGTTCGCCGAGGAAGGCCCCGACGGCAAGGCCGGGACTGCGGTCGGCCGTGGCCAGCTGTCGCAGGACCGGGCGCGTCTGGAAAACTTCACGGTGATTTTCCGCCAGCAGCCCAAGCTCTCAGAAGGCAATCACTTCGGTTCGCGGCTGGTGTTCGACCGTGACGGCTACCTGTTCATCGCCCTGGGCGAGAACAACCAGCGGCCCACCGCCCAGGACCTGGACAAGCTGCAGGGCAAGGTCGTGCGTATCCTGCCCGATGGCGAAGTGCCCAATGACAATCCCTTCGTCGGCCGCGACAACGTGCGCCCGCAGATCTGGTCGTTCGGCCACCGCAACCAGCAGGGCGCGGCCCTGAATCCCTGGACCGGGCAACTGTGGACCCACGAGCACGGCCCCCGTGGCGGCGACGAGATCAACATCCCGCGGCCAGGCAAGAACTACGGTTGGCCGATCGCCACCCACGGCATCAACTACTCGCTGTTGCCGATCCCGGAGGCCAAGGGCAAGCATGTCGAGGGCATGGTAGACCCGCACCATGTGTGGGAGAAATCGCCGGGCATCAGCGGCATGGCGTTCTATGACAGCCCGACCTTCAAGGCGTGGGACCACAACCTGTTCATCGGCGCGCTGGCGACCCGGGAGTTGATCCGCCTGCAGCTTGATGGCGACAAGATCGTGCATGAAGAGCGCTTGCTGGGCGACCTCAAGGCGCGGATCCGTGACGTGCGGGTTGGGCCGGATGGCTATGTGTATGTGCTGACCGATGCCAAGGATGGGGCATTGCTGAAGGTGGGGTTGAAAGACGATTGA
- the zapE gene encoding cell division protein ZapE: MTPESLYQQALIERGFFPDPAQAVAVTALQGCFDALVQGKPTQGLYLWGPVGRGKTWLMDLFHRCLPLPARRQHFHHFMAWVHQRLFQLNGTADPLKALARALAGEIRVLCFDELFVSDIGDAIILGRLFQELFDEGVVIVATSNQPPDQLYRDGFNRERFLPAIAAIERHMRVLSVTGEQDHRLHPGAWRQRYWVAPAGAGGALAAVFEQLSPDDPGSEQTVQIGSRHVRVMRHSHRALWCRFADLCEQPLAAMDFMALCDRFPAILVSDVPALGGVQQAGRIARGTEDGAARVEAGDRQLPTLAPKDDSVRRFIALVDECYDRRVALYLEAEVPLEALYTQGYLAFPYQRTLSRLREMQLQRFA; encoded by the coding sequence ATGACGCCCGAATCCCTCTACCAGCAAGCACTCATCGAACGCGGTTTCTTTCCTGATCCGGCTCAGGCGGTGGCCGTCACTGCATTGCAGGGCTGCTTCGATGCCCTGGTCCAGGGCAAGCCGACCCAGGGCCTTTACCTCTGGGGCCCGGTCGGCCGCGGCAAGACCTGGTTGATGGACCTGTTCCACCGGTGCCTGCCGCTACCCGCCCGGCGCCAGCATTTCCACCACTTCATGGCCTGGGTCCACCAGCGCCTGTTCCAGCTCAACGGCACCGCCGACCCGCTCAAGGCCTTGGCTCGAGCGTTGGCCGGCGAGATCCGCGTCTTGTGTTTCGACGAGCTGTTCGTCAGCGATATCGGTGACGCGATCATCCTCGGACGGCTGTTCCAGGAGCTGTTCGACGAGGGCGTGGTGATCGTCGCCACGTCCAACCAGCCCCCCGATCAGTTGTATCGCGACGGTTTCAACCGTGAACGCTTCCTGCCGGCCATCGCCGCCATCGAGCGGCACATGCGGGTGCTGTCGGTGACTGGCGAGCAGGACCATCGCCTGCATCCAGGAGCATGGCGGCAGCGCTACTGGGTGGCGCCGGCGGGAGCTGGCGGGGCGCTGGCTGCGGTGTTCGAACAGTTGAGCCCGGATGATCCCGGCAGCGAGCAGACCGTGCAGATCGGTTCGCGCCATGTGCGGGTCATGCGCCACAGCCACCGGGCGCTCTGGTGCCGATTCGCCGATCTGTGCGAGCAGCCCCTGGCCGCCATGGACTTCATGGCATTGTGCGACCGTTTTCCGGCCATTCTGGTAAGTGACGTGCCGGCCCTGGGCGGCGTGCAACAGGCCGGGCGTATCGCCCGTGGCACCGAGGATGGCGCGGCCCGGGTCGAGGCCGGCGATCGCCAGCTGCCGACCCTGGCGCCCAAGGATGACAGCGTGCGCCGTTTCATCGCGCTGGTCGACGAGTGCTACGACCGTCGGGTGGCGTTGTACCTGGAGGCCGAGGTCCCGCTGGAAGCGCTCTACACTCAAGGATATCTGGCGTTCCCGTACCAACGGACCCTGAGCCGGCTACGGGAGATGCAACTGCAACGCTTCGCCTGA
- a CDS encoding DinB family protein, whose translation MEPLSHHLLTQAYNNGWANHRLYKACLQLTQDEFVAPRCSFFPSIKATLNHLLTVDWFYLDALECEQRGEAPDPDGERFFVPEQPFATCTDLQAQQVQADQRLITYCRQLRDDQLGRYVSIVRPERMQHESRLRLLSHLFEHQIHHRGQVHAMLSDTAVRPPQLDEFFCEEEASLRAEDFAALGWSEAQIWAQR comes from the coding sequence ATGGAGCCGCTGTCGCATCATCTGCTGACCCAGGCCTACAACAATGGCTGGGCCAACCACCGCCTGTACAAGGCTTGCCTGCAACTGACCCAGGACGAGTTCGTCGCCCCCCGTTGCAGCTTCTTTCCCTCGATCAAGGCTACCCTCAACCACCTGTTGACGGTGGACTGGTTCTACCTGGATGCCCTGGAGTGCGAGCAGCGCGGTGAAGCTCCCGATCCGGATGGCGAGCGTTTCTTTGTGCCTGAGCAACCCTTTGCCACCTGCACCGACCTGCAAGCTCAGCAGGTTCAGGCCGATCAGCGACTGATCACCTATTGCCGGCAATTGCGTGACGACCAGCTCGGACGTTATGTCAGCATCGTGCGGCCAGAACGGATGCAGCATGAGTCGCGTCTGCGCTTGCTGTCGCACCTGTTCGAGCACCAGATCCACCACCGTGGCCAGGTCCACGCGATGCTCAGCGACACGGCGGTAAGGCCTCCGCAACTCGACGAGTTCTTCTGCGAGGAGGAGGCGTCGCTGCGCGCCGAGGACTTTGCCGCTCTGGGATGGAGCGAGGCGCAGATCTGGGCGCAGCGCTGA
- a CDS encoding CesT family type III secretion system chaperone has product MPGKNYDYALTQLYAALKLEPPVAFEPVISLRVGPHVCNVTEHPADQLLMFIELPAIDGVCWGQQNLFCQELCKPMLGVDPLTGMHVLWNRQPLVKMDRAMVHHQLEQLVQGAHDLADSETP; this is encoded by the coding sequence ATGCCAGGCAAGAACTATGACTATGCACTGACCCAGCTGTACGCGGCCTTGAAACTGGAGCCCCCTGTGGCCTTCGAGCCCGTGATCAGCCTGCGGGTAGGCCCCCATGTGTGCAACGTGACCGAGCACCCTGCCGACCAGTTACTGATGTTCATCGAACTTCCCGCCATCGATGGCGTATGTTGGGGTCAGCAGAACCTGTTCTGCCAGGAACTCTGCAAGCCCATGCTCGGAGTCGATCCGCTCACGGGCATGCATGTGCTATGGAACCGCCAGCCCCTGGTAAAAATGGACCGCGCCATGGTGCATCACCAATTGGAACAATTGGTTCAGGGCGCCCACGACCTGGCCGACAGCGAAACGCCCTGA